The Gemmatimonadota bacterium genome contains the following window.
GGAGAACCAACGCAGACGACGGTGCGTGGGACCATCTGACCACCGCTGCTGATACCAGTTGTTGTAGCGAATCACTTCCACGCCGGCTTTCACAAAGTTCTGCTTGTTCACCTGGCTGGAAAGATCTGCCTTAAAGCTCACCCGGTTGTAGCTATACATGCTCCAGTTGTGCGTTTCGCGGTAAATCGTGTAGTGCCCTGCCGCATCCTTCACACTGGAAGACGTCAGTTTATCATCTACGATAAAGTGGCGATGAAAGCCCGTGGTGTCGCGGTCCGTCGTCGAATAGCCCAGATTCACTTCGTAAAAAGTCTTGGGAGACAGAGAATGCGTCACAGCACCGTAAAACAACGCATCTGTGGTAACGAGGTTACCCGTTGGATTTACGACGTGTAAAAAGATATTTTTTCCACTGTTGCGCAAATCCAACCTGCCGCCATCGCTCGGGCCACCAAAGGTCCCTTCACTGCTATTGTAAATCCCCCCTGCTCGCAACTTCAAGCTGGGAGATGCGGAAAACGTCAGCTTCGCCGTATTGCGCGTATTCCGGGGCGTGGTCAAATTGGCACTCAACAATGCCGCAGGCTCTTTGCGCCAGACCGTACTGGCAAAAAATGTCACGTCCTGACTCAGAGGACCCGCGATATTGGCATCGATGCGATGCCCCATTTTGCCCGTGTAGTCCAGACGCTTGTGCGCCTGCACGATATCATTGGAACCATCGCCATCGAGGTCAGCGGGAATCTCGATCTGCTCTGCAACCCAGTCGGGATTATCCCACTTGTTGTTGCCCCGGTGCATGGGCGAATCGTACACATTCGCACCCCAGTGCTTCTGTCCCGAAGGCGTGAATCGATAGTCCAGCATACCGCTGTATGACGAACCACCATCGCGCGTCACCATCGAAACCACACCGCCCTGGGCATTGCCATACTCGGCGTTGTAACCACCCGTGATCACCTGGAGTTCCTGAACCGCACTCTTGTTCAGGCTTCGTCCAATACCCGTGCGAGAACCATAGGAGTCGGTCGTTGAAATGCGAACGCCATCCACGATGTATGCCACATGGTCGCGGTCGCCGCCGCGGATCATAATCTCATCGCCTTCGGCATCGATTGAAACACCAGCCTGAAGCTCGATGAACTCACCCATATCGCGCACGATGGGTACGGCTTCGAGATCCTCGGCACTCATAATATACTTACTCGTCGTCTTATCTGGCTCAACGGGCGGACGTTCGGCAATCACCGTGATTTCGCCCAATTCCAGAGTTGCTTCTCGAATCTGGAAATCAACCGTCGTCGTCAAGTCAGTTTGAACCCTGATGTCGGTCTGACGCTGTGCATCATACCCCACTAACGAGGCCGTCATCGCATACGTGCCGGGATCGACGAGCAAAATGACAAAAAAGCCATCGGGATCGGTGACCGCACCGCGCTGTGTGCCTTCAATCACCACATTGGCACCCGGCAAGACCTCACCCGTCTGCGCGTCGCGCACTGTACCCTGCACTTTTCCCGTTGTCGCGGCGTGTGAAACACCCACGCTAACAAGCAAGGACAGTACAACTATTGAAAGTATCTTTTGCATCAATTTTTACCTCCTTTAATCCCAGAAATAGAATTTGAACCCGGCACTCAGATCAAACATCTGAAGCGGAAATGCTTTGTCCAGGCCCCACGCATCTCGAGGGCGGAGTTCGCCGAGAATAAAATGATACCGCGCACGCACATCCAGCGCGATCGTCTGTGTCACATGCGCTTCCAGCCCCAACCCCAAAACCGCGGTCACGGCCGTGCGCGTATCTTCCTGGCGATCAATCACCACCTGGGGCAAAATATCGCCCTGGGCATCCACATTCGTCGCATCTACACCGCTGGCATCGGTCGGACTCTGACCGGGCCAAACGATATTTTCTGCTACGGTCTTGTGATCGTACAAACCGCCACCCGCAACGATATAAGGCGAAAAACTCCCCTCATTCATTGAACGGTCCGCATTAAAAAACCACAACCCGGACAATAGCACACTATTAAAGCGATTCGTGTGCGAACTGTTCGGGTTGATATCTTTGCTGCTATATTGTTTGGCTGTCAGAGCCTTGGGAGACCAGGTAAACTCACCGGTTTCCAGAGCGCCACCATCCATATAAGTGTGGTGAAACTCGGCTTCAACGGTCAGGCGAGAGCTACTCACACGACTGGCAGTAAGCCCCCATTTATCCACACCACTGCCAAACCTTTCACCAAAGGTGAACAGGGGATTGGTATAGCTAACAAACCCGCCCAGGCCCCACTTGCCGGCAACCTGCGCCGATGACATGCTTGCCGAAGCCAGTACACAGGCAACGACAAAACCTAAAACTTTATACCATCTCAAAGTACTACCTCCTTTCGCAAACTGCGAAAAATGAACGACTTAACAACTTTACTATGCAACGCAAAACAAATCTATACGCTATACACCACCTCCTTTTGTTTGTTATCACACCTGAAACATACAGCACAAAAATACCCATCAAGACATAACAGGTTAAAAATTTGTTTCAAAAATGTTTCTAAAAATTCGATTTAATGTAAAAAAAAACTATGCGCTATGCAAATGATTTTTTATCGGTTAGCGCTCACTTACAATGCAAACACTGGATCGCGGCTCAAAACCATGCCGCGATGACGAGTACCTTTGAAATATTCCTTGCTCCTCACCCCTGTGTTCACCCGTGTTAATCTGTGGTTATTTTACCTCTAACCGCAACCGCCTTGCCTCTGTGCGGATCTTATCCATCTCCATCTTCATCCGCACGATACCCTCCCAATGCGTATAATCTGGCGAATGGTGATACGCCGCCTTAAACGTAGTCGCGTGATAAAACTTGAACAACCTGAAAAACGCCTGCTCAATCTCCGATGTATTTTCGTACAACTGCTGTCCGCCCAGCTCAAAAGCGTGCCCAACCACCGGATTGGCCGGACGGTCCTCGGGCATGGGATCCAGCATTTTTTCATCGTACAGCGCCTTAATCACCGCATAAGATTCTGCAACCAGCGCGTCTGCCTCGCGCTTAATCGCATCTGCGCGCTCGAGACTCTCGCGAGAAAACCGATTGGAATGACAGGGCGCACACACCTGCAGCATCGCATTCCGATTCGCTTCAAACTCCTCTTTTGTCAAACGCTTCATCGCCAGATGCGGCAAAAAATCCTCCTCGAGCACTGCGCCCGTAAACACCGCACCCAACCCGATATTTGCCACATGTCCGTGATCGCCATCGGGCATGTGGCACGTCACGCAACTCGGCGACTTCTCCGCATCTCTATCCGCATAATACAAAACCCCGTGAATACTCGTCTTATACGCCTCCATCACCGGATGATCCGGACCGCCGTGACAAACGGCACATGCCTCTGGCTCTCGCGCAAGCGCCGCACTGAATTCATGACTCGGATGACAGGTGTTGCACCCCCCCACGCTACCATCGGCAAACCGGGCACCAATGCTGTGGCACCCCATACACCCCTCTTCTTGCATCGCGCGCGACTGCGCCAAAAAACGCGCATCCGACAACGCGGCCAATTCTGCATCGGCATGCCCGCTCTCTGCAAATGCCGCAACCTCTTCTGCGTGACATTTGCCACACATACCCGCCGACACCTGTCCCCGAACAGCAAAAACCGTCTCGTGGTTCTCGCCGTGACAATCCGCACACCCCACATTGGCTCGAAAATGGGCACTCTCGCGCCACTGTTTATCCATACCCGGGTCGATATTCCGATGACACCCTTCGCACGACTGGTCACTCTGGATGCGCCACAAAAAAACCGGATGTGAAACAAACCGAACCGCCTCTTCCGGCTGCAACACATAAAACACACCAGAGACGCAAGCCAACGCCAGTACGCCAACGCCAACAATTTTCATCCAGCGTTTCACAATTCACGCCCTTCCAATTCTCGCAACAAATCGCGCACCTGCACATTGCCCGGCTCTCGCGCAATCACGCGCCGCAAAATCGCAACCGCACTATCTCGCTGCCCGCCTATGGCATAAGCCTGCCCCATAAACAACTCCAACCCCTGCGCTTCTGGCTCCAGCACCCACGCCTGTCGATACACAGACAGCGCACCTTCTATATCGCCGCGCTCCTGTAAAACCGTACCCAGCATAGTAAGCGCAGGCACATAAAAAGGATCGACAATCAACGCATCCACCAAAAGAGATTCCGCAACCTCTAACTCGCCCAAATCAGCCCGAATAAGCCCCTGCATAGCATACACATCAGCGCGGTTGGCATGGTATTTCACCGCAACTTCAAAATGGGGCAACGCATCTGCCAGCGCACCCTGCACATAGACGCGGTGTCCAACGGCAAAAGCCGAATCCGATTTTGCAACCCCCACATCTCTCGCCTGCCTGCCCAACCCAAATAAACCCGTACCCGCATCCTCCATTTCCAACGCCCTGCGGTATGCCGCGCGTGCCAATGCCCAATCGCCCGACAGCGCGTGTGCCGTCCCTTTTTCCACCCAATCACCTATCGGCATCTCGTCCCACTCATAATCATCGCGCACCTCGCCATCCCCAGCCGAAAACGCCAATAACGCGAGTTGTCGAATCACCGGTTTGTATCCCGACGCAATTGCAAGCGCGCGGCGATAGGCTTCGATAGCACCTGCGCGATCCCCACTGCCCCACAGCGCATCCCCCACAGCAGTATGCAAAACGGGCGAACCATCGCGCACATCATCAAAAGTGGCATCTGCATAGCGCCCATGATGCAACAACAATGCACCTGTGCGCAACCGGGAAGTCAAATCGCTCTTCTCCCTGAGCAATGCCCTCATCTGCTCAAAACGCTTCTGTTTTTGCGCCAATCGCACCAGATCTGCCGCGGTCTCCGGATGCCGGGGGTCTAACTTTGCAACAATCTCAAATTCCCGCCTCGCATCTTCAAAAAGCCCCTGCGCTTCATAGACCTGTCCCAAACTCTCGTGAAAGCCCGGATCATCGCCCTGCACGCCATACACCACATCGCGATGCTCCTCAAGTGCCCGGCGGAACGCATCGCCCACAGCAGAACCATCCGGCAAATAGCCAATATCCATCAGCGCGAACGGCGCTTGCACCCGCACAAT
Protein-coding sequences here:
- a CDS encoding multiheme c-type cytochrome, with amino-acid sequence MKRWMKIVGVGVLALACVSGVFYVLQPEEAVRFVSHPVFLWRIQSDQSCEGCHRNIDPGMDKQWRESAHFRANVGCADCHGENHETVFAVRGQVSAGMCGKCHAEEVAAFAESGHADAELAALSDARFLAQSRAMQEEGCMGCHSIGARFADGSVGGCNTCHPSHEFSAALAREPEACAVCHGGPDHPVMEAYKTSIHGVLYYADRDAEKSPSCVTCHMPDGDHGHVANIGLGAVFTGAVLEEDFLPHLAMKRLTKEEFEANRNAMLQVCAPCHSNRFSRESLERADAIKREADALVAESYAVIKALYDEKMLDPMPEDRPANPVVGHAFELGGQQLYENTSEIEQAFFRLFKFYHATTFKAAYHHSPDYTHWEGIVRMKMEMDKIRTEARRLRLEVK
- a CDS encoding outer membrane beta-barrel protein, which translates into the protein MRWYKVLGFVVACVLASASMSSAQVAGKWGLGGFVSYTNPLFTFGERFGSGVDKWGLTASRVSSSRLTVEAEFHHTYMDGGALETGEFTWSPKALTAKQYSSKDINPNSSHTNRFNSVLLSGLWFFNADRSMNEGSFSPYIVAGGGLYDHKTVAENIVWPGQSPTDASGVDATNVDAQGDILPQVVIDRQEDTRTAVTAVLGLGLEAHVTQTIALDVRARYHFILGELRPRDAWGLDKAFPLQMFDLSAGFKFYFWD